From Rutidosis leptorrhynchoides isolate AG116_Rl617_1_P2 chromosome 3, CSIRO_AGI_Rlap_v1, whole genome shotgun sequence, a single genomic window includes:
- the LOC139902129 gene encoding uncharacterized protein gives MLQENVIGNGKLYVIYDRHPGKWTVYRDRLRSRWGNTTTNIAESLNNVFRHARMIPIKACIEYTFDYTRQHFYDQSRDVRQCISPLSKNMFNIFNERAKRAQRYKTTCYNEQQGVFKVQSTYQRSGEGGTDYTVEFKEKKCSCGIWQHQRLPCFHAISVCSHLNEDINKCISKKYTTPTWREQYSHHFNPLRDASYWAHI, from the exons ATGCTCCAAGAAAATGTTATTGGAAACGGAAAGTTGTATGTCATCTATGATCGACATCCAG GCAAGTGGACTGTGTATAGGGACAGACTGAGGAGTCGTTGGGGTAACACAACGACAAATATTGCTGAGTCCCTCAACAATGTGTTTCGTCATGCCCGAATGATACCGATCAAAGCGTGTATTGAATATACATTTGATTACACCAGACAACACTTCTATGATCAAAGTCGAGATGTAAGGCAATGTATTTCACCACTGTCCAAGAACATGTTTAACATCTTTAACGAACGGGCAAAAAGAGCTCAAAGATACAAAACAACATGTTATAACGAACAACAAGGTGTGTTCAAGGTTCAGTCAACTTATCAAAGAAGTGGTGAAGGTGGCACCGATTACACAGTGGAGTTTAAAGAGAAAAAGTGTTCATGTGGAATTTGGCAACACCAGAGATTACCTTGCTTTCATGCCATTTCCGTGTGTAGCCATCTAAACGAGGATATAAATAAATGCATCAGCAAAAAGTACACAACTCCTACATGGAGAGAGCAATATAGCCATCATTTTAATCCACTAAGAGACGCGAGCTACTGGGCACATATATAA